GCAGGCTTCATAGAGCAGCAGCAAGACGCTACAGAGAATGCCACAAATGCCACAAGCGGAAAAATGCCACAAATGACAGCGGGTGCCGAGTGTCGGGTGTCGAGTGGAGTTCGGTCACACGGCGGCAGCGGCGGATTTGGCGGGCACAACGACTGAGTTCACACGGCGACCACGGCGGGAAGAGGAAAGGGAAAGAGTTCGGAGTTCGGCGTTCGGCGTTCGGAGCGGCAGCATGGGGGGGGTGAGTGCGAGTGTCAGCCTTAGAGTTGCCGCCCGTTCCTCTTAATCTGTGTCAATCTGTGTAATCTGTGGATGTTTCCTCGTTTCTGCGTCCTTCTGCGTGTTCTGCGGATGATTCCTGTCTTCTCGCTGTGGTCGCCGTGGCTCGCCGTGTTCGCCGTGTGAACTCAGTCGTTGTGCCCGCCAAACCCGCCGTGTGACCGTGTGCCCGAACTCCAAACCGCCCCTACCTTAGCCGGACGTGGTCACCCTCGTCGTATTCCTTTTCGGAGGTCCCGCCGTTGTCTTCGTAAATGATCTTGAGCTTTTTGCTGTGGCCTTTGTAAGGGTCGACCCCAAAGGTTTCGTTCGATACCTCGAATCTCACGCCGTTCCGGGCGAACCGCCGGACAATCTCGGTCACGTCGACATACCGGCCATGAGCACCGTATACGGCGCGCACGACGCGAGGCCCATACTCATCCTCACCGCGGTAGTCCGGCTCCCTGCCGATAACGCGTCCACGGAACACTCCTCCCGGTCCTGCCGGGTATCCTTCCGGCCCCGCCGGATACGGTTCGGGAGGACCTTCCCGGCCGGCATACGGCGGTGGCCCTTCGGGACCTTGAAATCGAAATACCTGGTTTTCTTCCACACGCCGCGTGATCCGCTGTCCGTCAACGGTATAGGTGATCGTGAGGAATTTCGTCTGGCCGGGTGCGGGATCCGTACCGAACGTCCTGCTGCTGACATAAATCTCGCCGCGTTCCTCGGCGAGTTCCTGAACCTGCCGGGTCACGTCTATGCCGTAACCGCCCCGGCCATAGAAGGCGGACTGCACGTAAATCTCTTGGGCCAGCCCGAGGCCGGCGGTCGCCAGCCAGAACCAGAGTACGAAGATCGGGGATGATGATCTCATAAAAAATGCCACAAGCGGAAAAATGTCACGAATGGCAGAAGCGGAAAAATAGCATGAATCGCAAAAGCGGAAAATCATCCCAACGAATTATCCGTCCAGGGCATTCCCCCAACGCCGGCGCCGGAGACCGCCGGAGCAACGAATGCCGCAAACGGAAGCCGGGCGCCCGGAAAGGTGCCACGAAGGATTGCCTTCAATCGGTGGCAATTTTTTCACTGCGGCACTCGTGGCATTCTCTCCTATCGGGCGGGCGGGAAGGATGGATTGCTGGCCCGGGTATCCGCCGTGCCGGCCGGCTGGCCCGTGGGCAAACGCGAAAACGAGGTGCGAAGTCGCGGAAAGGCGCCGGGGTATTGGGCCTGGAGAAAGGAAAGGAGGTTCTCCCGGATCTCGCACCGGAGGTCAAAGGTCACCGGGGCGGTCGGAGCGCTTGCCAGGACACGGATCTCCACGCAGTCGGGTTTAAAATCGGTGACTTGGAAAGCAAACACGCGGCCGTCCCACCGCTTTGAGGCCTGCACGATCCGCTGAGCTTCCAGGCGAAGTTCATCCAAGGGGACGAGGAAATCGACGTAAATGAAAACCACCCCGATCAAATCGGAACTTTGCCGGGTCCAGTTCTGGAATGACTTTTCGAGAAAATAGGTGATCGGCACGACCAGGCGCCGCAGGTCCCACACGCGAACCACGACGTAGGTCAGGGTGATTTCTTCGATGACGCCCCATTCTCCCTCGACGATGACTTCGTCGTTGATCCGCATCGGTTGGGTAATCGCCAGTTGCAGGCCGCCGATGATCATGCCCAGCGATTTCTGCGCGGCAAAGCCGGCGATGACCCCGGCCACACCCGCCGAGGCCAGCAGACCGGTGCCGAGTTGGCGCACAGCTGGAAAGGTCATCAGCAGGGCCCCGAGACCGAGGATCACGATGACGAACACCAGCAACCGGCGAAGCATCTGGACGCGGGTCTCAAGCCTGCGCTGCTTGTAAGCGTCCAGTTCGACGTAACCTGATCGTGAAATTACCATCGCTTCGATGGCCAGGACGATCCGGACCGATAAGACCGTGTTGATGATGATGCCGGCCAGGGAAGCGATTTGGTACCCGATTGCAGCCCAGGCGTCCGGCAACTGGAGCATGTAGATGACGGTCGAAAATGCGCAGAGAACGACGTTGTAGTAGAGGGCTTCACCGACTACCGGCAGAGCCGCGAAGTACCAGGGGGGCGACGGCCGGGCGGCAAATTGGGTCAACCAGTGTTGGACCAGGCGTACGATCCGCAGGAAGAAGGCGGCCGCGGTCGCGAAGTAACCGAGACCGGCGATCTTGGCGGCGATAGCGAACGTCGGGTATCCACCCAGCGCCAGCCCGATGTGAGGCAGCAGCGGCACGCAGGCGAAGAAGGTGCCGGTGAAAACGAAAAATCCGGACAGCGCCCGCCGGACCGCAAACAGGATCCCGTTACGCCAGTAGCGCTCCGTGATCGGCCTGACCGGGCCGAGCGAATGAAATTTGAACAGCAGGAACCGGGTGAGCCACGCCAGAAGCAGCCCGATAGCCAGTACGATCAATCCAAGCAGGATTTTGGCCGGGGTGATCGCAAACAGCAGCGGCTGCCGGCTCCAGCCGCCGAGCACGGTGCTGAACTGGAGCGACAGCACATCGATGAAAAAGGAAAAACGCTCCGCAATGGTCTGCAGCCAGTCAAATTGAGCGGGCACGTACGGCGTCGAGGGCACGTCTTCAAGCATGGTGTGCGTTCGCACGGCCGGTGCGATCCCGGCAATCATCGCCAGAATGACCACCGATGGCAACAGCGCTTTGCGCATGGCAACGAGCCCGCGTTAGCAAGGTGATTCCGGAGGAACGATTTCCCCGGTGCGCTGGTCCAGTTCGTTCTCTTCGCCGGCCGGCGCTTTGAAACCGCCTTGGCGTGGCGGTAGCACGGGGCCGAAAGTCAGGTCGCAGAGCCCGGACAGACGGTCGCGCAGAAATCGCCGAACCTCGTTCTCATCGAAATGGGGCAGGTCGCCAGCCCGCGCTTCGAGGTAGAACTCGCGGGCGGCGTACAGCAATGCGACTTCCTTTACTTCCAAATGAATAAGATGAACGTGTTTGCGCAGCCCCTCACGAATTATCGGCCCGCTTACCGCCCAGCCCGGCCTGGGAATTTCAGCCTGTTCCGGCGTGCGGAAGATGACCAGTTTCCTCAGTTGCGCAGCGTCGTAAGCCCGTTCAGACTGCGCGACCAGAAACCTCCATTGCTGATGCTGCAGCTCGCGGAAAAACGCGAAAACGAGCCGGTTGCCTTCGGGATCAGGTAAAACCAGTTCTGCGTAGGGAGGAAGACCGGCGATGCCGGCCGGTTCAGCTTTTGTCCCGTCTGCAGGCAGGATCTCACTTACCAGCCAGCGGAACGCGTCCGGGTCGTAAACCAGCTTTTTAGCGGTGGCCTCAAATTCCGCGACGTGACGCTGCAAAATCGAATCCGGGGTTTCCGGCCGCGGCGGCTGGTTATCCCACCGGGCACGGCACAGCCTCATGAACTCGCGCGCGGCAATTTCGCGGTTACCCGGAAAGAGTTCGTCGAGCCACGGATCTTCAGCGAAGCGGGCCGAAAGTTCGTCGGGAACCTGCGCATCGTGCATCTTAACCCGGATAAACTCACGCGCTTCGATCCGCCGGACGCCTTTGAGCTCCAATGGCGGAAGGTCGAACCGGGCCTGCCCGGCTGAATCGATAAACGACCAGATCCGGCTTTGCCAGATATCCTGGTTGGCCGTGACCAGCGTGAGCTGGCCGGGCAACTCGTCGGTCATGCGCCTGATCGCCGTCCCCAGGGTCATCGCCAGCTCCGGCCGGCTCGCGTAATCTTCCGTCTGGTCAAAGCAGAAGAGAAATGGCCGGAACGCATAAGACCAGCGGCAAAGGCCGAGCAGGCGCAGCCAGCATTCCTGGTTGATCTGCGACAGGTTTTCTGCCGCCGGTACCCGGTTTTGGAATCCGAAGGCCTCGGCGTGTTCGGTCTCAAAAGGCTCATACCTCAGCCAGGCGACGCTTGCCCGAAACGCTTCATCCTCGCGCCCCGCACCAGCCAGGTGGAAAAACGCCGTGGACCACGTCCTGGAGGCGCGAATCCCGAAAACCTCGTCGCCGACCAGGGGCAGAATCGCCGTCAGGAAAATCTCACGCAGGGTAAGCGCCAGCGGGTGGTTCGTTCCCGGATGCAACGAGACCTGGCCGCTTTCAAGCATCGCAATCACTTCCGCCGCATGGCTGAACAGGAGAAGGCCGCGCCGGAGAATTTCACTGGTTACCCGGCAAATGACCGAGTTGGCAAAGGTTTCTATCTTCCAGCGGCCGGTTGCAGGTTGCGACTCATCGATCGAGCAGAGTTCATTGACGGTGTGGTTGAGCACGGCCTGCCAGACCAGGGCCGGTGATTGGAAAGGCGTTTGGTGAACGATCGTCGCCATCCCGCCGAGTTCATGGTAAAGGCGGCCGATCAGGTGGCTCTTGCCGTACCCCGGTGACGGCGAAAGCACCAGCTGCGCCGCCGGGCGCCGCAGGTATTTCGGCACGTTCTCAGCCGTCAGGAGCAGAAAACGTTGCGTTATCCGGTCGAGCACTGGCTTGTTGAGGCTCGCCACCGAGCCGCCGCACTCCTTCGGGTTGCGTACCACGGCCGACTCGAACGGGTTGATCGGGCTGTTCATCGGAAAAGAGTTCATACTTATCAGTGGATTGGGCAAACCGCGGTCCGGCTCCCGAGCCGGAGATCAAAAGCGGATCAGGAGCCGTTTGGTCCCGAGATGCTCGACGGCCGCCTCCCGTTGAGCCTCGGTGGCTGCCGGCCAATGGCCTTCATCCAGAGAGCCGCGACCGGATGCGATCACCTCCTGGCGAATCCATTGCTGCAATTTCGCTAACGGGACCTTCAGCTCGCCGGCCAGATCGGCGATGAAAACGGCGGAGCCGAGTTGGCGCACCCGGACCTGTTCGTACGCTTCGTAAACCGCCGGGTACGAAAGGCTTTCCTCCCGGGCGGGGACATCCCCCGGCGATTCCCTGCCCGTAGCCTCCCGCTGCACCAAAGGCAGGTGGGCGATGTGGACGCAGAGCTTTTCGCCGTTGTACTCCAACTGCGCGACCTGCCCCATTTGCAGCAGGCGGTCCAGTGCCGCCCCTACGAGGGCTGGATCTTGAACGCCGCGCCTGATCTTCATGCCCGAACGCGCCACGAGTTCCGGGAGGGAATGCAGGTGCTTTTCCAAGTGATCCGCTTCGGCCTCGATCAGCCGTTCGATCGAGCCGCGCGGTTCATCCAGGAAATAACGGCGCTGCAGTTTGACGACCGTACCCTGGGCCAGCAACTCCTCCAAGGCCGCGAGCCGTGCCTGTCGCCGGGCGCCGCTGACCTTGAGCAACTCGGTTCGGCTGCGCGGCCCGGCCTTCAGCAATTCCAGCAAAGCATTCCGTTCTTCAGGTGCGGTCTCCATGACGGCAGGCAACCGTATATTCTAGCCACGGGTGACCCCTTGTGAATCGAAAAGCCACATTGCCCTGGCGCCAAGGGGCAGTGCCGTTTAATCATAAAAACTATCCCCCATGAGACCCGAGCCATCCACCCTGCAAATCGATTTCAAGAACCGCCGCGCACTGGTAACCGGTGCCGGCAAGGGCATCGGTCGCGACATCGCCGTGATGCTCCACCGTTTTAATGCCCAGGTCGTCGCTGTCAGCCGGACGGAATCGGACCTCAAAAGCCTGCGCGATGAGACCGGTTGCGAAACCATCCTGGCTGACCTTGGAGATCCGGCGGCCGCCCGGCGTACCGCTGAACAGGCGGGCGACATCGACCTGTTGGTTAACAACGCGGCCATTGCGATCCTCCAGCCTTTCTTAACGACGACCGTCGAGGCCTGGGACGCCACCATGGCGATCAATCTGCGCGCGATTCTGATCATTTCACAGGTGATCGCCGCCCGGATGATCGAGCGCGGCGTCGCGGGCTCGATCGTCAATGTCTCGAGCATGGCCGCGTTCCAGGCGCTTCCGGATCACGCCGCCTACTGTACCTCGAAAGCGGGTCTGGATCAGTTCACCAAGGTCATGGCCGTGGAACTGGGCCAGCACGGTATCCGGGTCAACTCCGTCAATCCGACCGTGGTCATGACCGAGATGGGCAAACGCGCCTGGACCGATCCGGTCAAGGGCGGGCCCATGCTGGCCCGCATTCCCTTACGCAGATTTGCCGAATGCGAGGATATCGCTTCGGTGGTTTGTTTTCTGCTCAGCGACGCCGCCGGCATGCTCAACGCCCTCGCCTTGCGAATCGATGGCGGCTTCCTGGCCACCTGAATCCATCCACAGATTACGCAGATTAACACAGATTAAAAAGGATCCGCAGAACACGCAGAGAACGCAGAATAAATCCATCCACAGTTGACGCTCACACTGCGGGCGCAGCGCGAAGGCCATCGCCGAACCCCGAACCCCGAACCCCAAACGCCGAACCCCGAACGCCGTCCCCCTCTTCCCGCCGTGTTCGCCGTGGCTCGCCGTGTTCGCCGTGTGAACCTCAGTCGTTGTGCCCGCCACACCCGCTGTGCCCGCCGTGTGACCGGACTCCATCCTACCTCGGGTTCACGACGCCGGCTTGCCGGCACATTGACAAAAGCGCGCACGTCGAGCACTTGGGCCGGGTACCGGTACAAACGAATTTGCCGAACGGGACCAGCCGCTCGTTGATCTCGATCCAGTATTTTTCCGGCAACCTGGCGGCAAGCGCTTTCATGGTGCCTTCCGGTGAGGAGGTAGCGACGTACCCCCAGCGGTTCGTGACCCGGTGCACGTGGATGTCGACGGGGATAGCCGGACGATTAAAGGCCACCGCCAGGGTCAGGGCCGCGATCTTTGGGCCCACCCCGGAAAAAGCGGTGAGCCCTTCCATCGTGTCGGGAACCCGGCCGCCGTGCTGATCGACGATTTGCCGGGCCAAGCGCTTCAGGTCGCGCGCCTTCGGTTCCGGAAACGTGGCCCCGTGCAGCAGCTTTACCAGTGTCGATTCATCCAGGTTGACGAAAGCGTCAGGCGTCCGGGCCACCTCAAATAACCGCAAACTGACCGGCACCGTCGTTTCATCGCGCGTCCGGGCCGAGATGAGACTCGCCACCAACTGTTCGAAGGGCGAATCATACCCCCGGTCACGCAGTTCGAACATCGCGGCTTTGGGCAGCCCGGCCGTTACCCGCCGCAGACGCGCAAAGACCTCGTCGATGTCAAACGGTTCCTTCTCCTCCATCCTGGAAGAGAATGCCACAAATGCCACAAATGAAAATCTGCCGCAAATGCTGAACCGAAGGATCCCATCACTACTACGAGTCGAGCTAAGCCGATTATGCGCATCGGCCACCGTAGCAATGGGGTGACGGCGGAAAAATCAAGGTACGGGCAAAATTCACGATCGCCCGGCGCGGGCCGGCGACGAACCGGGCGCTTGGAGGTATGGTCCCGGCGTAATGACGGTGGGTACGAATGTCCCTGGGCGCACCGGCGCGACCGATTTTTTTCCGGTCGTGATCGCTTTCCATGGTGACCTCGGGTTCTTTCTCAAACGCCAGGAACGATCGGCCCAACCTCCGTCCGTCGTGACCCGGGTCCTGAACCGGAAAACTTCCGCCAAGGATGTGATTGAGGCGTGCGGGGTACCCCATCCTGAAATTGACTTGATCGTTGCGGGCGGGGAACCCGTTGACTTCTCCGCGCACGTTGAAACCGCCACGAAGCTTGAGGTCTACCCGGTATCCGGCGACGGGCCATTCCCCTCCGCACGGCTCCAGGCCCGTAACGTTCGCACGTTTGTGGCCGACGGGCATCTGGGCAAACTCGTGCGCAACCTCCGTCTGTTGGGCATTGACGTGAGTTACCGGCCCGAGGCGGATGATCGCGACTTGCTCGCCGCCGCGGTGAGGGAAAACCGCGCGCTTCTGACCCGTGACCGGCCGCTGCTCATGCACCGGATAATTTCTTGCGGGTATTATCCCCGCTCGCAATTTTCCCTGGAACAAACCGTTGAGGTAGTCCGGCGGTTCGGGTTGGCGCAAACGCTGGCCCCGTTTACCCGCTGCCTCCGGTGCAACGGGCAGTTGGTCGTGACCACCAAAAACGCCGTCATCGATCAGCTGGAGCCTTTAACGCGGCTCTATTACGACGACTTTCAGCAGTGCCTGAACTGCGGCCAAACCTACTGGCGCGGTTCGCACCTGCAAAAACTTGAGAAGCGGGTGAAGACCCTTACCGATTCCCTGTAGTCCGGCAGGCAGGGGTCCCGAAAGCTTCTTTGCCGCCTCGCTCGATCCGGAGGTAGGACCGGGTGCCGGGTGTCGACGGCATGATCTTTGCCCGCGGCCGGATCTCGGCAGGCGCCCGGAATGAGCGTGGCCGTCGGGTGCAGAATTTTCTACGCCAGGTAGCTTCCGGGTTGCTCGACCACGGGGCCTTCATCGCCCCTTGTCTACCACCATCGCCACGTTGGCTCATGCAACGTTTTCGTGACGTAGGCATCGCCACCTGTGCGGCCGCCCATTTTCTGATCGCTTAACGACTTCAATCCGCACTTGCGCCTGTGCAGCCTTTTCGATAACACGACCTCCGCACCGGGAATACGTTTGAAGGTCACCTTCAGAACCTAGAACCTAACCGCTGACCGCCCGGGTATTTCCGATACCGGTAACCCGTCCGGGCAAGCCGGCCCTACCCCGGGTTGTCGCAAGCCCTGAGCTGTTCTAAGATGACCGGATGGCAGTCACCATCGCGCTGGAGAATTCCGCCGAGCAGATCGCGTTTAACCTGAAACGCTGGGCTGAAGTGCTTGCCGATCCGGAACTGGCCCGCTTGCCTCACCGGATCGAGACCGACCGTCACGGCCATATCCTCATGAGTCCACCCCCAGCACCCGCGCATGGTGACCGCGAGAGCGAGATCGTCTTTCAGCTTAAGACTTTGTTGCCGGAGGGACGAACAATCACCAATTGTCCTGTTTCTACCTCTGACGGCGTCAAAGCCCCCGACGTGGCGTGGGTCGTGCCGGAACGCCGGTTGGAAGTGCGCTCCATGATCTGTCTTACCCGAGCTCCGGAAATTTGCGTGGAGGTGCTTTCCCCTTCAAATACCGTCAAAGAAATCCAGGAGAAAACCGCTTTGTATTTCGAAGCGGGGGCATCCGAGGTTTGGATCTGCAACGATGACGGAAGCATCCGGTTTCATTTTTCAACCCCACCTGGCATCCGTCCGCGTTCAGAGCTTTGCCCGGCATTCCCGTCCAGGATCGGCGTCGCTTGATCGATCGCGCTTTGGATGACACCCGACAGCCTGTTGGCGCCTTGCGGTAGCGGGCGGCAGGGTAGACGGTGACGAATGGTCATCTTGCATGTGCATGTGCATGTCCGGTCCGAGCATCTGAACGCCTTCCGGGAGGCAACCCTGGAAAACGCCCGAAACAGCATCCAGGAGCCGGGCGTTCTACGATTCGACGTTGTCCAACAGGTTGACGATCCGGCACGGTTCGTCCTCGCGGAGGTTTATCGCGACGAATCCGCGGTCGATGCGCACCGCCGGAGCGCGCATTACGCAAAGTGGCGGGACTTGGCTGAGCCGATGATGGCTGAACCCCGGAGCCGCACCCTGTTCAAAGCCGTGTTTCCGGAAGAGGATAAATGGAAATGATAAAGCCGTTCGAGTTCGCCACGGCTGCCCGCATCGTTTTCGGGAACGGCGCGTTCCAGCACGTTGGTGAACACGCGCGGGCCCTGGGCCGCCGCGCGCTGGTGATTACCGGACGCGACGCGGGACGGGCCAAGCCGCTGCAGGGACTGCTGGCAGCCGAAGAGATTGAGGCCGGGGTATTTTCGATCGCCGGGGAACCGTCGGTCGACCAGGTCGTCAGGGCGCTGGAGCAGGTTCGCCAGACGGAGCGTGACCTGATCATCGGATTCGGCGGCGGCAGCGCGGTCGATGCGGCAAAGGCTGTGGCGGCGCTGGCGACAAACCCGGGTGAACCGCTCGATTACCTGGAAGTGGTCGGGCGCGGCAAGCCGCTCACCCGGCCGTCGCTCCCGTGCATTGCCATCCCGACGACGGCCGGCACCGGCGCAGAGGTAACCCGCAACGCCGTGTTGAGTTCCCCGGAGCACCGGGTCAAGGTCAGCCTGCGCAGCCCGTTTCTCCTGCCGAAGCTTGCCGTCGTTGATCCCGCGTTGACCATCGATTTGCCTCCTGAGGTGACCGCCTGGACGGGGCTCGACGCGCTCACTCAATTGATCGAACCGTACGTTTCCGCCCGCGCCAACCCGCTGACCGATGCACTCTGCCTCCAGGGTATCGAGCGGGTTGCCCGGTCCCTCCGGCCCGCCTTCCACGACGGGACGAATCCGCAGGCGCGCGAGGATATGGCTTTGGCCAGCCTGCTCGGCGGTCTTGCGCTGGCCAATGCGGGCCTGGGTGCCGTCCACGGATTTGCCGCCCCGATCGGGGGGATGTACCCGGCGCCGCACGGAGCCATCTGCGCCGGCTTGCTGCCGGTCGTGATGGAGATTAACGCGCGCGCCCTGCGCGAGCGCCAACCGGACGCCGAAGCGCTCCACCGTTTCCGCGCCGTTGCTCAAGTGCTTACCGGCAGGCCCGACGCCGCCATCTCCGACGGGATCGAGTGGGTGGCGGCGTTGTGCCGTGAACTTCGGATCCCAGGACTCGGCTCCTACGGGATCAGGGCGGAGGATTTTGGTCCGATCGCCGAGAAAGCCCAGAAGGCAAGCAGCATGAAAGCTAACCCGCTTACCCTCAACCGGCAGGAACTCGAAGAATGCCTCTCGCGGGCGCTGTGACGGCCCCTGGCCCGCAACCCGGCCCCCGGCCCGCAAACCATCACGTAAAAGACGCAAAAGCCGAAAAGGTGCCCATTCCGGGCTAACGCATCGGCATATTCACCGCGTGCATCAGCAGGATCATAACGCTGAGAAACAATGTCACCAGGACGGCAGCCATCCCTAAACCTAAGAGTCCGATCTTTAGAGTGTTGTAGTCCGGTTCAGGCTTGCGCGGATCGTATTTCATGATGAGGGTCGTTGGATTACTCGAAAGGCTTTTATTTTTTTTATTCTCCATGACGAAGCCGGTCCAGGCAACTGCGTAGTCCCGATGAGGCGTCCAGCGGGCACCGGTACGCGACGTAAAGGTCCGGTCGCACCAGGACCGCCGTCGGGTTTGTGATTCCGTAAGTTTGATGGGCAAGGCCGGTCCGGTCGAACAGCGTCTCACCCGCTCCGGGATCCGGGCCGCCGCCGGGGTTCGGGCCGCGAATGACGAGCGCCGGGGCAACCAGTTCCCGGTAAGGTTGAAGCGCCTCGAGAAGGCCGGTCCAGAGGCCGTGCGCGGCTTGCACGTCGGAACCGGAAAAACCGAGCAGCGTGTATTGGTTATGGCGGAAAAGTTCAAATAAGCGTCGGGCCTTGCCGCCGTCCGATACAAAAAGCTCCGCATCCGGCGCACGGTCGCCCGCGTCCACTTTCGGGCGCGTGATCGGGTTTACGCCGAATCTGCGGCGGTAAT
The Verrucomicrobiota bacterium genome window above contains:
- a CDS encoding iron-containing alcohol dehydrogenase; translated protein: MIKPFEFATAARIVFGNGAFQHVGEHARALGRRALVITGRDAGRAKPLQGLLAAEEIEAGVFSIAGEPSVDQVVRALEQVRQTERDLIIGFGGGSAVDAAKAVAALATNPGEPLDYLEVVGRGKPLTRPSLPCIAIPTTAGTGAEVTRNAVLSSPEHRVKVSLRSPFLLPKLAVVDPALTIDLPPEVTAWTGLDALTQLIEPYVSARANPLTDALCLQGIERVARSLRPAFHDGTNPQAREDMALASLLGGLALANAGLGAVHGFAAPIGGMYPAPHGAICAGLLPVVMEINARALRERQPDAEALHRFRAVAQVLTGRPDAAISDGIEWVAALCRELRIPGLGSYGIRAEDFGPIAEKAQKASSMKANPLTLNRQELEECLSRAL
- a CDS encoding mechanosensitive ion channel, whose translation is MRKALLPSVVILAMIAGIAPAVRTHTMLEDVPSTPYVPAQFDWLQTIAERFSFFIDVLSLQFSTVLGGWSRQPLLFAITPAKILLGLIVLAIGLLLAWLTRFLLFKFHSLGPVRPITERYWRNGILFAVRRALSGFFVFTGTFFACVPLLPHIGLALGGYPTFAIAAKIAGLGYFATAAAFFLRIVRLVQHWLTQFAARPSPPWYFAALPVVGEALYYNVVLCAFSTVIYMLQLPDAWAAIGYQIASLAGIIINTVLSVRIVLAIEAMVISRSGYVELDAYKQRRLETRVQMLRRLLVFVIVILGLGALLMTFPAVRQLGTGLLASAGVAGVIAGFAAQKSLGMIIGGLQLAITQPMRINDEVIVEGEWGVIEEITLTYVVVRVWDLRRLVVPITYFLEKSFQNWTRQSSDLIGVVFIYVDFLVPLDELRLEAQRIVQASKRWDGRVFAFQVTDFKPDCVEIRVLASAPTAPVTFDLRCEIRENLLSFLQAQYPGAFPRLRTSFSRLPTGQPAGTADTRASNPSFPPAR
- a CDS encoding SDR family oxidoreductase → MDFKNRRALVTGAGKGIGRDIAVMLHRFNAQVVAVSRTESDLKSLRDETGCETILADLGDPAAARRTAEQAGDIDLLVNNAAIAILQPFLTTTVEAWDATMAINLRAILIISQVIAARMIERGVAGSIVNVSSMAAFQALPDHAAYCTSKAGLDQFTKVMAVELGQHGIRVNSVNPTVVMTEMGKRAWTDPVKGGPMLARIPLRRFAECEDIASVVCFLLSDAAGMLNALALRIDGGFLAT
- a CDS encoding endonuclease III, producing MEEKEPFDIDEVFARLRRVTAGLPKAAMFELRDRGYDSPFEQLVASLISARTRDETTVPVSLRLFEVARTPDAFVNLDESTLVKLLHGATFPEPKARDLKRLARQIVDQHGGRVPDTMEGLTAFSGVGPKIAALTLAVAFNRPAIPVDIHVHRVTNRWGYVATSSPEGTMKALAARLPEKYWIEINERLVPFGKFVCTGTRPKCSTCALLSMCRQAGVVNPR
- a CDS encoding Uma2 family endonuclease, coding for MAVTIALENSAEQIAFNLKRWAEVLADPELARLPHRIETDRHGHILMSPPPAPAHGDRESEIVFQLKTLLPEGRTITNCPVSTSDGVKAPDVAWVVPERRLEVRSMICLTRAPEICVEVLSPSNTVKEIQEKTALYFEAGASEVWICNDDGSIRFHFSTPPGIRPRSELCPAFPSRIGVA
- a CDS encoding antibiotic biosynthesis monooxygenase, which gives rise to MVILHVHVHVRSEHLNAFREATLENARNSIQEPGVLRFDVVQQVDDPARFVLAEVYRDESAVDAHRRSAHYAKWRDLAEPMMAEPRSRTLFKAVFPEEDKWK